The following coding sequences are from one Collimonas arenae window:
- the bamE gene encoding OmpA family protein — MVEQDRPAISRMAMTSVLLSTATIGVFLLCSCADLDLAGMQRVPASLAAPQDGDFPNPGSAILRQGTVPTTEALRLMRIGMGKGQVRQLLGPPHFSEGVFGVREWNYLFHLRSGKGAGDVVCQYMLRFDGNVRVNGMYWRKPDCALLVEPPPVEAAQAKAVMTPQKLAFGTDGLFGAEGRRVGDMSPEGRLKIERLATDIKRNFRHLYYVVVTGYTDRLGSEEYKTELSLARAGAVSELLAQQGIDAKIIRIAGLGDRQPLAKCPGAVKTTALLNCLQPNRRIEIEVVGDE, encoded by the coding sequence ATGGTTGAACAAGATCGGCCTGCAATTTCGCGGATGGCAATGACGTCTGTATTGCTATCCACGGCAACGATAGGGGTTTTTCTGCTTTGCAGCTGTGCCGACTTAGACCTGGCAGGGATGCAGCGGGTACCGGCAAGTCTTGCTGCGCCGCAGGATGGCGATTTTCCCAATCCCGGTTCCGCCATATTACGGCAAGGTACGGTTCCCACCACCGAAGCGTTGCGTCTGATGCGCATCGGCATGGGTAAGGGCCAGGTGCGCCAGTTGCTGGGGCCGCCGCATTTTAGCGAAGGAGTATTTGGCGTCCGCGAATGGAATTATCTGTTCCATCTTCGTAGCGGTAAGGGCGCGGGAGATGTGGTTTGCCAGTATATGTTGCGTTTCGACGGAAATGTACGCGTCAACGGCATGTACTGGCGCAAGCCGGATTGCGCGTTGCTGGTCGAACCGCCGCCGGTCGAGGCAGCCCAGGCGAAAGCGGTGATGACGCCGCAAAAACTGGCGTTCGGGACGGATGGCTTGTTTGGCGCAGAGGGCCGGAGGGTGGGCGACATGTCGCCGGAAGGACGCCTGAAGATCGAGCGCCTTGCAACGGACATCAAGCGCAATTTCAGGCATCTCTATTACGTGGTTGTGACGGGGTATACCGACCGTCTCGGCTCAGAGGAATACAAGACGGAACTGTCGCTGGCACGTGCCGGCGCAGTCAGTGAATTGCTGGCGCAGCAAGGCATTGACGCCAAGATCATCCGCATTGCGGGACTGGGCGACCGGCAGCCGTTGGCGAAGTGTCCGGGGGCGGTGAAAACGACGGCGCTGCTGAATTGCCTGCAGCCTAACCGGCGCATTGAAATCGAGGTTGTTGGAGATGAGTGA
- a CDS encoding helix-turn-helix domain-containing protein, translating to MPQSGLGILLRQLRENRGLSLREVGQLSSTDHAYVHRLETGEKESPSSEVFTKLLRVLKPTDRENEIAKWLVDHPEADPELVLYTLKDATIDPEIFMAAAGVRHRGTGRPDPATLIARVKRAFED from the coding sequence ATGCCGCAATCTGGATTAGGCATATTGCTTCGTCAGCTTCGCGAAAATCGCGGATTGTCGTTGCGTGAAGTAGGTCAATTATCGTCAACGGATCATGCATACGTACACCGTCTGGAAACAGGGGAAAAGGAATCGCCCTCATCGGAGGTCTTTACCAAGCTCCTGCGAGTACTTAAGCCGACCGATCGGGAAAACGAGATCGCAAAATGGCTAGTCGATCATCCGGAAGCAGATCCCGAACTCGTGTTGTACACTTTGAAAGATGCAACAATCGATCCGGAGATTTTCATGGCCGCCGCTGGTGTTCGTCACCGCGGAACAGGCCGTCCCGATCCGGCCACACTCATTGCTCGTGTCAAACGCGCGTTTGAAGATTGA
- a CDS encoding MBL fold metallo-hydrolase yields MFELHQVVFYPVGNGDTSQVILSNGRRILFDFRHIQKAEGEETPEIDLNARLKRELKEANRDYLDVVAFTHADLDHICGSTDFFELQHAKKYQGSGRIKIEELWVPAAMLIEEGTNEDQQDECILWRQEARHRLLEGKNIRVFSQPESLMEWLRPKLKERGLAETARDHLFVDAGTLVPGFTLDNDQVEFFCHSPYIKHCDDGDFIRNTASLIFNVRLRAGTEHFDYLEVGDSEWEALEEIVRITKYHGNDDRLAWDLYNIPHHCSYLALSDEKGERETIPNPLVKELLLAGKADAYIVSSSRPVTDIEDAYKEIQPPHIQARKAYERYLKQINGRKFLVTMEEPNANQPTPIIFDVTSGGVTWKKASLSGAPAIIASRPPRAGTAEAAIIILSTPIQAD; encoded by the coding sequence ATGTTTGAATTACATCAAGTCGTGTTTTATCCGGTAGGTAATGGCGATACCAGTCAGGTCATTCTTTCGAACGGCCGACGGATTCTTTTTGATTTTCGGCATATACAGAAGGCCGAGGGTGAAGAGACGCCAGAAATTGATTTAAACGCCCGCCTGAAGCGTGAGCTGAAAGAGGCGAATCGCGACTATCTCGACGTAGTTGCTTTTACGCATGCTGATCTTGATCACATCTGTGGCAGCACCGATTTTTTTGAATTGCAACATGCAAAGAAATATCAAGGATCGGGCCGCATCAAAATCGAGGAATTGTGGGTGCCTGCCGCAATGCTGATAGAGGAAGGAACTAATGAAGACCAACAAGACGAGTGCATCCTATGGCGACAAGAGGCCCGTCACCGGTTGTTGGAGGGTAAGAATATCCGTGTATTTTCGCAGCCAGAATCGCTGATGGAGTGGCTAAGGCCTAAATTGAAAGAGCGTGGTTTGGCAGAGACTGCGCGGGATCATCTGTTTGTCGATGCCGGCACGCTTGTTCCCGGATTTACATTGGACAACGATCAAGTTGAATTTTTTTGTCATTCGCCCTACATCAAGCATTGTGACGACGGCGACTTTATCCGTAACACGGCCTCTCTGATTTTTAACGTGAGACTGCGTGCCGGGACCGAACATTTTGACTATCTCGAAGTCGGGGATTCAGAATGGGAAGCCTTGGAGGAAATTGTCCGCATAACGAAATATCATGGTAACGATGACAGGCTCGCCTGGGATCTGTACAACATCCCTCATCATTGTAGTTACCTTGCGTTGAGTGATGAAAAAGGAGAGCGGGAAACAATTCCAAACCCGTTGGTGAAAGAGCTGCTGCTTGCAGGTAAAGCGGATGCGTACATCGTTAGTTCCAGCCGCCCGGTCACCGATATTGAAGATGCGTACAAAGAAATCCAGCCACCACATATCCAGGCAAGAAAGGCATACGAACGGTATTTGAAACAAATAAATGGCAGGAAATTTCTCGTAACGATGGAAGAGCCGAACGCCAATCAACCTACGCCGATTATCTTTGACGTAACCAGCGGCGGTGTCACGTGGAAGAAAGCCAGCTTGTCAGGTGCGCCTGCAATTATCGCATCTAGGCCTCCTCGCGCTGGGACGGCAGAAGCCGCCATCATCATTTTGTCCACGCCAATACAGGCGGACTAA
- a CDS encoding CHASE2 domain-containing protein: MKHRFLIEWALIALLLPPLMAWLGQQPGLVQADLAIYDKLIKLDVHEPSPEILLIGIDERSLNELGPWPWPRNLHAQLLERLSHYAPRAVLLDLFLDKPGPAPEADRELAAAMLKLPVFLPVRYAEPADGTIGPASFSLPLAQFVRNAKGVGHAKLTPDADGIARRLFYQESVAGNLQSYVGELMVSTLSTQSGTLLQAPGANACRRRGPFGFALAGASKTYRTVPYVSVLRGEVPAEFLQGKILLIGAVSDSGLGDDVPVAGVGPQMRMSGLELHANAIDVLQQGRAITFAQGRLLFAWIAFPILLVLLLFLHTPRNALSFACCVAAGWLLLCVIGLIWGHNWLPPTAPILGVTLAYSLWSWRQLNALLLFFGERVNTLNAIPAGAFEPASSNMPLALYTVENQTLALDRAIDRLSHMHALLSEGLWQMPVAVLICQDDGGISQSNSAAQLLLAPAQPPSDVAHDPLRGHSLPSLLHQIAGSHPQQTVHWSQAFSGEYTTAQGKVFRLRSARLEGSTGAPRAWLAVLQDLTIERLTQRKREQWLSFVSHDLRSPQVSILSLLNLYEQPGSGIGVARLVHDIRREAQRTLRLAEGFMDLTEAESGDYRFTETEAGAIMLDAIDQAWPYAKVRGISLVPTLGEDDCPIRVDPVMLTRALLNLLNNAIRHSPAGGTVSLCLNIAADNTEVVLAVSDEGEGICASRLAQLMSSANLAREAAREDAELPARSRGLGLSVVHAVVKRHQGWFDAHSAPDAGATFLIGLPLLNNDKFK, from the coding sequence ATGAAGCATCGCTTCCTCATCGAATGGGCGCTGATAGCACTGTTGCTGCCTCCGCTCATGGCATGGCTGGGCCAGCAGCCGGGCCTGGTGCAAGCCGATCTGGCGATTTATGACAAGCTGATCAAGCTCGACGTGCACGAACCGTCGCCCGAGATACTGCTGATCGGCATTGATGAGCGCAGCCTGAACGAACTGGGTCCATGGCCCTGGCCCCGCAACCTGCATGCGCAACTGCTGGAACGCCTGTCGCACTATGCACCGCGCGCAGTCCTGCTCGACCTGTTTCTCGATAAGCCAGGTCCTGCACCTGAAGCGGACCGGGAACTGGCGGCGGCGATGTTAAAACTGCCGGTTTTCCTTCCGGTACGCTATGCCGAGCCGGCCGACGGCACGATCGGCCCGGCTAGCTTCAGTCTGCCGCTGGCCCAGTTTGTGCGCAACGCCAAGGGCGTCGGTCACGCCAAACTGACTCCCGACGCCGACGGCATCGCACGGCGCCTGTTCTATCAGGAAAGCGTCGCCGGCAACCTGCAGTCCTATGTCGGCGAGCTGATGGTGTCGACCCTGTCCACTCAATCCGGCACCCTTCTGCAAGCTCCCGGCGCCAACGCTTGTCGACGTCGCGGGCCGTTCGGTTTTGCGCTTGCGGGCGCATCCAAAACTTATCGCACAGTACCTTATGTCAGCGTCTTGCGCGGTGAAGTCCCCGCAGAATTCTTGCAAGGGAAAATCTTGCTGATCGGCGCCGTGAGCGATTCCGGCCTGGGCGACGACGTGCCGGTCGCGGGCGTAGGGCCGCAGATGCGTATGTCGGGCCTGGAACTGCATGCGAACGCCATCGATGTGTTGCAACAGGGCCGCGCAATCACCTTTGCCCAAGGCCGGCTACTGTTCGCATGGATCGCCTTTCCGATCCTGCTTGTACTTCTGCTGTTCCTGCATACGCCGCGTAACGCCTTGTCCTTCGCCTGCTGTGTGGCGGCAGGATGGCTGCTGTTGTGCGTGATCGGCCTGATCTGGGGCCATAACTGGCTTCCGCCGACTGCGCCGATACTTGGAGTGACCCTCGCCTATTCCCTTTGGAGCTGGCGCCAGCTCAATGCCCTGCTGCTGTTTTTCGGAGAGCGGGTCAACACCCTTAACGCCATCCCGGCCGGGGCTTTTGAGCCCGCGTCTAGCAATATGCCGCTGGCGCTGTATACCGTCGAAAACCAGACGCTGGCATTGGACCGCGCGATAGACCGCCTGTCTCACATGCACGCCTTGCTCAGCGAAGGCTTGTGGCAGATGCCGGTGGCTGTGCTGATCTGCCAGGACGACGGCGGCATCAGCCAGAGCAACTCCGCGGCGCAATTGCTGCTGGCGCCGGCTCAGCCGCCGTCCGACGTGGCGCATGATCCGCTGCGCGGACATAGCCTGCCATCATTGCTGCACCAGATCGCCGGTAGCCATCCGCAGCAGACAGTTCACTGGTCGCAAGCCTTCAGCGGCGAATACACGACAGCGCAGGGCAAGGTGTTCAGGCTGCGTAGCGCCCGACTTGAGGGCAGCACCGGCGCCCCGCGCGCCTGGCTGGCCGTGCTCCAGGATCTCACGATCGAACGCCTGACCCAACGCAAGCGCGAGCAGTGGCTCAGCTTTGTCTCGCACGACCTGCGCAGCCCGCAGGTGTCGATCCTGAGCCTGCTGAATCTGTACGAGCAGCCCGGTTCCGGCATCGGCGTGGCGCGCCTGGTCCACGATATCCGGCGCGAAGCGCAACGCACGCTGAGACTGGCCGAAGGCTTCATGGACCTGACCGAGGCCGAATCCGGCGATTACCGTTTCACGGAGACCGAGGCCGGCGCCATCATGCTGGATGCCATCGACCAGGCCTGGCCATATGCGAAAGTACGGGGAATCTCGCTGGTACCCACGCTAGGCGAGGATGATTGTCCGATCCGGGTAGATCCGGTAATGCTGACGCGCGCCCTGCTCAACCTGCTGAACAATGCCATACGCCATAGTCCGGCGGGAGGTACGGTCAGCCTTTGCCTGAATATAGCTGCCGATAACACCGAAGTGGTGCTGGCGGTCAGCGACGAAGGCGAGGGAATCTGCGCATCAAGGCTGGCGCAGCTGATGTCAAGCGCCAACCTGGCGCGCGAGGCAGCGCGCGAAGATGCGGAACTGCCGGCGCGCAGCCGCGGCCTCGGACTCTCGGTGGTGCATGCAGTGGTCAAACGGCACCAGGGCTGGTTCGATGCCCATAGCGCGCCAGACGCAGGGGCAACCTTCCTGATCGGCTTGCCATTGCTCAACAACGACAAATTCAAGTAG
- a CDS encoding transposase — MSQIQEYKLKLRDDQWLQLESHLIGKPSDPGVCARNNRLFIEAILWVVSNHALWQSIPPQLGKWNATYVRFRRWTESNFWRFLAQSRIQDPELLRMLEKIADYADLYTQRKEQRLRRSMHKKLYRGEIVPSEGV, encoded by the coding sequence ATGAGCCAGATACAAGAATACAAATTGAAACTGCGTGACGATCAATGGCTGCAGCTGGAGTCGCACCTGATCGGAAAACCGAGCGACCCCGGCGTTTGTGCCAGGAACAACCGTTTGTTTATAGAAGCCATTTTGTGGGTGGTGTCGAACCACGCCTTGTGGCAAAGCATACCGCCGCAACTCGGCAAATGGAATGCGACTTACGTGCGGTTCCGGCGCTGGACCGAGAGCAATTTCTGGCGCTTCTTGGCCCAGAGCAGGATTCAGGATCCTGAGCTGTTGCGGATGTTGGAGAAGATTGCGGATTATGCCGACCTCTACACCCAACGCAAGGAACAGCGGCTGCGCAGGAGTATGCACAAAAAACTGTACCGGGGGGAGATTGTCCCGTCCGAAGGCGTTTAG
- a CDS encoding FecR family protein: MVRPGDTLWDLSRQYKHSPLHWQEIQKDNAVRTPERLKLGQVLLLGGAVAIVSELAGSAWIKRGNTPQRPLARGAGVQPGDVLVTEQDAFLSMTLADGSHVVMPSSSALKVLAINGQLVRFELLNGRLESHVEKQNGKHFEIRTKSAELGVRGTYFRVRDEDNVVAVEVIEGKVAVGEVAADPRNLLLGVARGSLLAGSDAMQSCQLLPAPERLESAIDGDILAAPMAEASGYRLQLARDDRFLQLIHEQISSQPRFILPDTLAPGFFHLRLTALDQRKLEGLPSDSTVYVAASASRRSGVENLGDGRYKVRWPGRSGQKYRFELARTTEFSPLLAEDSAFYGNGVTVGPFAVPGKYYWRSVEIDSNTGDLAAAPSFSGSFEVPAP; encoded by the coding sequence GTGGTGCGCCCCGGCGACACCTTGTGGGATCTCTCGCGCCAGTACAAGCACTCGCCGTTGCACTGGCAGGAAATACAAAAGGACAATGCCGTGCGAACTCCGGAACGCCTGAAACTCGGCCAGGTGCTGCTGTTGGGCGGCGCCGTCGCGATCGTATCGGAGCTGGCCGGTTCGGCGTGGATCAAGCGCGGCAATACGCCGCAACGACCGTTGGCGCGCGGCGCAGGCGTTCAGCCCGGCGATGTGCTGGTCACTGAGCAGGACGCATTCCTGAGCATGACCCTGGCCGACGGCAGCCATGTCGTGATGCCCTCCAGCAGCGCCCTCAAGGTGCTGGCGATCAACGGCCAGCTGGTGCGCTTTGAACTGCTGAACGGGCGCCTGGAATCGCATGTCGAAAAGCAGAACGGCAAACATTTCGAGATCCGCACCAAGTCGGCCGAACTCGGGGTGCGCGGCACGTATTTCCGGGTGCGCGACGAAGATAATGTGGTGGCAGTCGAAGTGATTGAAGGCAAAGTGGCGGTCGGCGAAGTGGCGGCCGACCCGCGCAATCTCCTGCTTGGCGTCGCACGCGGTTCCTTGCTGGCCGGCAGCGACGCCATGCAGTCGTGCCAACTGCTGCCGGCGCCGGAACGGCTGGAAAGCGCGATTGACGGCGATATCCTTGCTGCGCCGATGGCGGAGGCCAGCGGCTATCGCCTGCAGCTCGCTCGCGACGACCGTTTTTTGCAGTTGATCCATGAACAAATCTCCAGCCAGCCGCGCTTTATCCTGCCAGATACGCTGGCCCCGGGCTTCTTCCACTTGCGCCTGACTGCTCTCGATCAGCGCAAACTGGAAGGCTTGCCTAGCGACAGTACTGTATATGTCGCCGCCAGCGCCTCTCGCCGCAGTGGCGTGGAGAACCTGGGGGATGGCCGCTATAAGGTCCGCTGGCCAGGGCGCTCCGGACAAAAGTACCGGTTTGAACTGGCCCGCACCACCGAATTCTCACCGTTGCTTGCCGAAGATTCGGCATTCTATGGCAACGGCGTGACGGTAGGGCCGTTCGCCGTGCCGGGCAAATATTATTGGCGCAGCGTTGAAATCGACAGTAATACGGGAGATCTTGCTGCCGCGCCGTCTTTCAGCGGCAGCTTTGAAGTGCCAGCCCCCTGA
- a CDS encoding helix-turn-helix domain-containing protein, translating into MTTLLQIGQSLRAERVHQKKHKTKLAKASGVHRNTLSGLEAGVTNVEMNTLIALCDQLGLDIVRVRKEVAILRVCHRHGRNSILITANTGQRVSTSRFSMLINYGLNVKCCKLHFYFMNAGELPVISTQNFSYLLAFEFYQCINREIIMKLY; encoded by the coding sequence ATGACAACCCTCCTTCAAATCGGTCAGAGCCTGCGCGCCGAGCGAGTGCACCAGAAGAAACACAAGACGAAATTGGCCAAAGCCAGCGGCGTTCACCGGAACACGCTTTCGGGGTTGGAAGCCGGCGTCACTAATGTCGAGATGAACACGTTGATTGCCCTTTGCGACCAACTTGGTTTAGACATCGTCCGGGTCAGAAAAGAAGTCGCAATTCTGAGAGTCTGCCACCGGCATGGTCGTAACTCAATTCTAATCACTGCAAATACTGGGCAGCGAGTGTCAACGTCCAGATTTTCGATGTTAATTAACTACGGTTTAAATGTCAAATGTTGCAAACTCCATTTCTACTTTATGAATGCGGGCGAATTACCTGTTATATCTACGCAGAATTTTTCTTATCTGTTAGCGTTTGAATTTTATCAATGTATTAACCGTGAAATAATCATGAAACTGTACTGA
- a CDS encoding response regulator transcription factor, protein MRIAVLEDEPSQMEYLVHTLENQLALDGENVSCITFERGEALRRALRRETFDLLVLDWNVPDLDGVDLLHWLRRYQQSETPVIMLSSRSSQHDVANALGIGADDYIVKPLRPLELAARVRRLLQRNRPGPATSLERYGNWIFDRPSSSISVEQDGEKQRFELTEREFRLALALFRKLGQAVSRAYLMESMGHDGELSTRALDSQIYRLRAKLGLYAARGLRLQTVYGQGYRLETTDDDNQNATPPAV, encoded by the coding sequence ATGCGCATCGCCGTACTTGAAGACGAACCAAGCCAGATGGAATATCTGGTGCATACTCTCGAAAACCAGCTTGCGCTGGACGGCGAGAACGTCTCATGCATCACTTTCGAACGCGGCGAAGCATTACGACGGGCGCTGCGGCGCGAAACCTTTGACTTGCTGGTGCTGGACTGGAACGTACCCGACCTCGACGGCGTCGACCTGCTGCACTGGCTGCGCCGGTACCAGCAGAGCGAAACGCCGGTGATTATGCTCAGCTCGCGCTCATCGCAGCACGATGTCGCCAATGCATTGGGCATAGGCGCCGACGACTACATCGTCAAGCCGCTCCGGCCGCTGGAACTGGCGGCGCGAGTCCGGCGCCTGCTGCAGCGCAATCGTCCGGGACCCGCAACTTCACTGGAGCGCTACGGCAACTGGATCTTCGACCGGCCGTCGTCCAGCATCAGCGTCGAACAGGACGGAGAAAAACAGCGTTTCGAGCTGACGGAGCGCGAATTCCGGCTGGCGCTGGCGCTGTTTCGCAAACTCGGCCAGGCGGTCTCCCGCGCCTACCTGATGGAAAGCATGGGACACGACGGTGAACTCTCGACCCGCGCGCTGGACAGCCAGATCTACCGCTTGCGCGCAAAACTTGGCTTGTATGCCGCCCGCGGTTTGCGCCTGCAAACCGTTTATGGCCAAGGCTATCGACTAGAAACAACCGATGACGACAATCAAAATGCAACGCCACCCGCTGTCTGA
- a CDS encoding ThiF family adenylyltransferase, whose product MDELFYDLVNVVAVPYPGVFEIDRANAIVKAVERHRDFKIVQQLNTVDSATTKLACIVVDVECDGVTPKNRHGIKYRERLALCVPENEKQLVNVLALRKEFPRILHQNQGRIGTPASLCLYFEPPVSVARTWTPQNFLARIQWWLQQSALDTLHPTDQAVEQLFFVSNYELVLPWDFSNSEGRSQQKYFIHCSPERANGGITFFLKPTLAGGGIPGNAIQPIELTLPSILHGQVENDPATLGELTTLMTERGVEMLTLLRERVQESVGIIGKATTTDSQFVVILLLVPIVRAIGGPIERVSHRAFLINIGLLKLGAAVGALFLLDGQYFKDAMGKCDDGPTAEWKNFPLFSMGVLHQNSPEQSRIQSGVSEPGPEAVLVGAGAIGSALLDIWTRSGWGKWTVIDQDHIKPHNLVRHTADTRHIGLTKTEAVSNMHWEITAGASELKVICADVCDLENEQIASSLKATSLIIDASAALDYPRLASSVDGIARNMSVFLTPSGNAAVLMAEDADRSMRLRTLEAQYYRALIHETWGNNHLDGNLGTYWSGASCRDISMALPYSRVLGHAGNLADQVQIACQSQEALIRAWARDVATGSVVAHAIPIFQEVAHQFGELTLYIDKGVFARLRDLRQLYAPNETGGVLIGYYDLNMKAAVIVDGLPAPADSVSTPTSFTRGTAGLPEAIAEISRRTSGIVRYLGEWHSHPPGHSANPSGDDLIQLTYLALGMAEDGLPAVSMIIGEDDITVLQGTAEK is encoded by the coding sequence ATGGACGAGCTTTTCTACGATTTGGTTAACGTTGTCGCAGTGCCCTATCCCGGTGTTTTCGAGATAGATCGAGCCAACGCGATTGTAAAGGCAGTTGAGCGGCATCGCGATTTTAAAATTGTGCAGCAACTCAACACTGTAGATTCCGCGACGACAAAGCTGGCGTGTATTGTCGTCGATGTGGAGTGCGATGGAGTCACGCCCAAAAATCGTCATGGAATCAAGTATCGCGAACGCCTGGCCTTGTGTGTGCCAGAGAATGAAAAGCAGTTGGTAAATGTACTCGCGCTACGCAAAGAATTTCCTCGGATACTTCACCAGAATCAAGGCCGAATTGGGACACCCGCCAGCTTATGTCTTTATTTTGAGCCCCCTGTATCTGTGGCAAGAACCTGGACGCCGCAGAATTTTTTGGCGCGAATTCAATGGTGGTTACAGCAAAGTGCCTTGGATACATTACATCCCACAGATCAAGCCGTGGAACAGTTGTTCTTCGTATCCAACTACGAGTTGGTTTTACCGTGGGATTTCAGTAACTCCGAAGGACGGTCGCAACAGAAATATTTTATCCACTGCAGTCCTGAACGTGCGAATGGTGGCATCACATTTTTCTTGAAGCCCACATTAGCAGGAGGAGGAATTCCAGGAAATGCGATACAGCCTATCGAGCTGACGCTGCCGTCGATTCTACATGGTCAAGTAGAAAACGATCCAGCCACGCTGGGAGAATTAACTACTCTCATGACAGAACGGGGCGTTGAAATGTTAACGCTGTTACGCGAACGAGTTCAGGAAAGCGTGGGGATTATTGGGAAAGCGACGACGACGGATTCACAATTCGTGGTCATTTTGTTGCTCGTACCAATAGTTCGAGCGATAGGTGGGCCAATTGAGCGCGTATCGCATCGCGCATTTTTAATCAATATTGGCTTACTCAAATTGGGCGCAGCCGTTGGTGCGCTATTTCTACTGGACGGACAATATTTCAAAGATGCTATGGGGAAGTGTGACGACGGCCCGACAGCTGAGTGGAAAAATTTTCCCTTATTTTCGATGGGCGTCCTGCATCAAAATTCCCCTGAGCAGTCACGCATACAATCTGGCGTATCAGAACCAGGACCAGAAGCGGTATTGGTCGGTGCCGGTGCTATTGGCAGCGCGTTATTAGATATTTGGACGCGAAGTGGATGGGGAAAATGGACCGTCATCGACCAGGACCATATCAAACCGCACAATCTTGTCCGACACACGGCAGATACCAGGCATATAGGACTGACAAAGACAGAAGCCGTCAGTAACATGCACTGGGAGATCACAGCCGGCGCCAGCGAACTGAAGGTGATTTGCGCCGATGTATGCGACTTGGAGAACGAACAAATAGCGTCTTCGCTTAAAGCAACGTCGTTGATCATAGATGCATCTGCCGCCCTTGACTACCCACGACTAGCTAGCTCGGTAGATGGGATTGCTAGGAATATGTCAGTATTTCTCACGCCAAGCGGAAACGCCGCAGTATTAATGGCTGAGGATGCCGATCGCAGCATGCGCTTACGCACGTTGGAGGCGCAATACTATCGCGCCTTGATCCATGAAACCTGGGGCAACAATCACCTCGACGGAAACTTGGGAACTTACTGGAGTGGAGCCAGTTGCCGGGATATCTCAATGGCGCTTCCGTACTCGCGAGTGCTCGGGCATGCTGGCAATCTGGCGGATCAGGTTCAGATCGCATGCCAAAGCCAAGAGGCATTGATTCGCGCGTGGGCGCGTGACGTCGCAACGGGATCCGTGGTCGCACACGCAATTCCCATTTTTCAAGAAGTAGCTCACCAGTTTGGTGAGCTAACTCTTTATATCGATAAAGGTGTCTTTGCCCGCTTGCGCGATCTCAGACAATTGTATGCACCCAATGAAACCGGTGGAGTCTTAATCGGATATTACGATCTGAATATGAAAGCGGCCGTTATTGTGGATGGTCTTCCGGCGCCAGCAGATAGTGTGTCCACGCCGACGTCATTTACCCGCGGAACGGCCGGTCTGCCGGAAGCCATCGCGGAGATATCGAGGCGAACCTCTGGGATAGTCCGATACCTCGGTGAATGGCATAGTCATCCTCCTGGACATTCCGCCAATCCTAGCGGTGACGATCTTATTCAATTGACCTACTTGGCGTTGGGGATGGCTGAAGATGGATTGCCGGCAGTGTCCATGATTATTGGCGAGGACGACATAACGGTACTGCAAGGGACAGCGGAAAAATGA